The stretch of DNA GTGTTTTACCCCGTGGATCCGGTGGCCCAGAAATACGGTGCTTCTGCTGCGGCGGAGACGGACTCACCTGAAACAGCCTACAGCGACGCTCCGAAGTCCGAATACACCCGAAGAAAGTGGCCGCTCGCCTGAACTATCCGTGGGCGTGACCATTCGGGAGCCAATTCCCGTTTGGTCCTGACTAAACGGGAATGTACTCCCGGATAGGCTACTTCGTAGGCTCAGATACTTGTTGGGATTGATAGCCGAATGAAGTAAACACATTTTCGGCTCGCCATAGGTCGCCACCAAAATCAGCGGCCCACTCAGATTCCTTGCAACCCTGATAATAGATATCGAGGTTCTTCAGTCTTTTTTGCGCCAGATCCGGCGCCATTTCGCCCGTCAAGATTTGCGTTGAATACACTTCGACTTCGCGACATTGGTAGTGTGCACAATTGCCCCACTTCGTCATGAAAAGCTCCTTCGCACCTGGGTACCGGTGCAGATCCGAAAGAGTTCGCGGATACGAAGGGGGATTCTCACGGGTAGACGTCGCTTTTAATGACGCTTCCAACGCGATTCCCATCCATTGCGTGTGATGGCGTGCCTCGTGTCTCACAGCAGTGGTTATGAATTGCAAACAGGCATCCTTAGAATACTCGCGATAATTGCAAACATCTTCCCAGAGGAAGAATTCACCAGTTTCTGTGACCTCTGCGGCTGGAAGTTTCCGGTGGTCGCTGGGATTCTCTTTCGTTCCATCCCAGTTGTAATCGAACAAGAAGTCTTCGGGGACTCCCTCACAGGTGAGAGGCACGAAATGATGATGATTCACATATTCGGACCACTCCTCGGTCGTACGTAGATTGACCTTCAGATCTGGTGCGAACTGTTCCTGAACCTGCTTGGCCCATCGTGCTATCGACTTACGCTTAAAGAGATTAGGCGTTCTGACGAACGAGTCTGCAGAAGCATCTTGAAGCAGAAGAGGTGTAAGGGATACTGCGAGGAACAAGAATATCGAACAGGTGCGTTTGGCCATGAACCGGTTTCTTTCTGTATTTGGAACGCCGCGTCTAACAAGGACGGCGCAACGAGTCAACAAAAATCCTTATGTCGTTGCTCTGAATTCCCGGAACCGAATCTATTGTCGGATTCGGAGAGCTCTGGTAGCTCAACGGATCATGCGGCTTGACCTGAAGTCTCCCTGCAAAATCAACCTCATACTCCGCGTGTTTGAGCGGCGGGCGGACGGTTACCATCGCGTCGAAACCGTGATGGTCAAACTCGCGCTTCATGACGATATTGTGGTTGGCGTCGAGGAGGGGGACGGAATCTTGGTTCGGGTACCGGCCAATCCTGTATTGGAAAACGATCAAAATCTCGCCGTTCGGGCGGCACGCCTCTTTTGTGAAACGTCGGGAAAGAAGGCTCGTGTGACGATCGAGATCACGAAGCGTATACCTGTCGCAGGCGGTTTAGGTGGCGGAAGTAGCAATGGCGCCGCTGTGCTCTTGGCGCTTCAGAAAAGCCTAGGTGGAATTTCGGACGATTTATTACTGAAGATGGGTCTGAAATTGGGAGCGGATGTGCCATTTTTTATTCAACCGGGCAATTGGGGAATCGGTCGCGGGATTGGAGACGATATAAGACCTTGGCAGAGCCTGCCATCCCGGCCGATTGTCCTGGTAAATCCGGGGTTTCCGGTGCCGACCGCCAAGGTGTATCGGGCGCTGGGACGCCCATTGACGCCGGAAGTTCGGGATGGTAATTCCTCCGCCCTTCGGAAAGAACCCAAAAGTTGGAGTGATCTTAAGGGGTTATTTTCGGTCGGCAACGATCTGCAGGCGGCGGCGGAAAAGCTTTATCCCGACATCCAAACGATTCGGGTCGCTCTTTCGGAACGGGGAGCCGACTTCGCTCAGATGAGCGGAAGCGGCGGGAGCGTGTTTGGGCTCTTTTCGGAAAGGAAAAAAGCAGAGTCGGCGGCGAACGATCTTCAAAAGAGATGGAAGATCGTCATCGTCACGGAAACGGCGGCGGACGGATAAAGACACTCGAACGACAGCGTTGGGGCGTCGACAAGCGGTAAGTCAACGGCCTTTGGAGCCGTCATTCGGAGGTTCGAATCCTCCCGCCCCAGCCAAAATCGATGACCCCGGAGGGGCCGGCGATTTTGGGAGGCAGGGGGCGGGAGATGAGAACCTCCTCAGGTCGAGGCCAGCGGGTTTGGGAGGAGAAAGAGGTTTGGAAAGATAGAGTGGGGTCGAAGGAAGGGTGACGGTGAGGGGCAAGTAAGCGCTTGCCGAGACCGAGCGTCATTCGAATCCTCCCGCCCCAGCCACACACATGGCGGCCCGGAGGGCCGGCAGGTGAACGGTACGGTACAGGCCGAGGAAAGTTAATGACGGTGTGACATTATGGATGAAATGAAAATTTTTGCCGGGAACTCCAATGTTCCTTTGGCGCGAAAAATTTGCGCGTGTCTCGGTGTCCCGCTGGGCGAAGCCAAGGTAAAGCGCTTCAGCGACGGCGAAACTTGGGTGGAACTGGGCGAGAATGTCCGCGGCCGGGATACGTACATCATCCAATCCACTTCTTTTCCCGCTAACGACAACTTAATGGAACTCCTGGTGATGATCGACGCGATTAAACGAGCCTCGGCCGACCGAATTACAGCGGTCATGCCGTACTACGGTTACGGTCGGCAAGATCGAAAAGTCGCTCCTCGCACGCCGATCACGGCGAAGTTGGTCGCCGATCTTATTGAGGCCGCCGGAGCCACCCGAGTTCTTTCAATGGACATGCACGCGGGACAGATTCAGGGATTCTTCAATATTCCCTTCGACCACCTGTATGCCGCTCCCGTATTGATGGAGTACCTTCAGGCGCTTCACAACGGTGACATGGTCATCGTATCGCCAGATGCCGGCGGCGTGGAGCGGGCCCGCGCATACGCCAAGAGAATGAACGCTTCACTTGCGATCATCGACAAGCGGAGAGAACAGGCCAACGTTTCGCAAATCATGAATGTCATCGGCGACGTGAAAGGGAGGCTCGCGGTATTGGTCGATGACCTGGTGGATACGGCGGGTACCTTAACCCAGGCCGTGCCCGTCCTGTTGGAGCGCGGCGCGACGAAGGTTTGCGCGGTGGCGACCCATCCGGTGCTCTCGGGCCCGGCCATTGAACGGATCCAACAGTCCAAAATGGAACAGATTTGTGTTACGGACTCCATTCCGCTTCGCGAAAACGCGGCGTCGTGCAAGAAGATCACCACGCGCTCGGTGGCTGAGCTTTTGGGCGAGGCGATTCGGCGGATTCATAACGAAGATTCGGTGAGTTCGTTGTTTATATAGAGGAGGAAGTCATGGAACGCAGGGAGTTGAATGTCGAAATTCGGGGGAATTCGGGCAAGGCCGAATCGCGAAAATTACGAAACGAAAACAAGGTGCCGGCGGTTTTCTACGGACCCCGAATGGAAAAGCCGGTATTGCTTACGGTGGCTTCCGCCGATATCGCCAAAGTGATGGTCGGCAGCGGGAATTCCCTGTTGACGCTGCGTTCGAAAGGGAATCAATCGGTGGACGGCAAAACCGCTCTTTTGAAGGACGAACAGTTCCATCCTCTGACGCAGAAAGTTCTTCACGTCGATCTGTACGAGGTCCGCATGGACCGGAAAATCAAAGTGGACATTCGCGTCGCCCTGACCGGCAAGGCGAAGGGAACGGCGGACGGCGGAATCGTTCAGCAGATCGTTCGCGAGTTGGCCGTACGATGTTTGCCCGACCAGATTCCCGATAAAATCGAAGTGGACGTCAGCCCGCTGGCGATCGGAGATTCGATTCACATCAGCGACGTCAAACTCCCGCCCGGTATCGAGGTGGTGGGAACGATCAACTACACAATTGCGGCGGTTGTCATGCCGGAAGAAGAGGTCGTGGCGGCTCCGACGCCAGCGGAAGTTGCAGCGGCAGCTGCAGCGGTTCCGGGCGCGGTGCCTGCGGAAGGCGCGGTGCCGGCGGAAGGCGCGGCGCCAGCAGCTCCAGGAGCAGCGGCGGCCCCGGGCAAAGACGCAAAGGCACCGGTGGCCGGCAAGGATGCCAAAGCTCCGACGGCCAAAGATGCCAAGGCCCCGGCCGGTGGCAAAGAAGCCGGCAAGGCGGCAGGCGAAGTAAAGAAGAAATGAAACTCGTCGTCGGCCTGGGAAATCCCGGGGACGAGTACCGTTCCACGCGTCACAACATTGGGTTCTTGGCCCTGGACTGTTTTCTCAAACGGAACTCGAAAAGGGCCACGAAGAAACTCAAGAACGCGATCGGGGCTTCACTCGTTGTCAATGGCGAAGAGTGTTGGTTCTTCAAACCGCACACGTTCATGAATCGAAGCGGTCTGGCCGTCGCGCCGATCGCGCGGAAACTTTCGGTCGAGCCTTCGGAAACACTCGTGATCCATGATGAAGCGGATCTGGACCCGGGCCGCCTTCAGCTCAAACTTGGGGGTGGAACCGGCGGACACAAAGGGCTGGATTCGATCGTGGCGGAATGGAATGAGCGGGATTTTTACCGTCTGCGGATCGGCATCGGAAAATCGACCGAACAGGAATTGGCGGATTATGTTTTGGAAGTTGTCCCGGCTTCCGTTCTGGACCCCTTGGCGGAGGCGGCGGCTGATGCCATTGAGAAGATTTTCGCTCTGGGTGCCGATCAAGCGATGGGTCGGATCAACGTACGTCCTTCCACATCTTTGCAGACGAACCAATAACACTAATATTTAGTCGCATAAATATTTAATAATATAAGATAGTTATATTATATTAAAAAATAGTATTGAATATTTATGCCTTGAAATTATACATTTGCGACTATATATTTAATCGCATCTATGCGTATTCTCTTGCCGACGTCTGTTGGCGACGGTCGCCTCGATTCCATCCTCCTGGCTTTTCATTCTTTGCGGAGTCCCGATCGGAGTAACCCGCTTGAGCTTGACTGGCAGCGAGTTCGCCACGTCATGCCCGCAGGGCATGCTATTTTGGCTGCCCTAACGGACTCTATAATTGCGACGGCGGCTAAGATTCGGGTGATGCACCTGTCGTCGGCACTAGGGCGTCTTCCCTACTTCAAACTGATGAAGACGTCCCCTCGTTCGCGGATTCTTCCCCCCGTGAGCGTGTACTCGATACATACAAACACTCAAATTGCTTCCGCTCACGATTCAGGAATTGACCTTATCTTTACGCAAAATATTGAGGACGCTTTTTCCAAACTTCTTGGAGAGGATCTCTCCTACGACGTACGTACAGTGGTGAACGAATTGATGCAAAACACCGTCGATCATTCTGGAGCGGAACGTTATTACTTGTACGCGGGCATATGGGAAAATGACTTCCACGTAGGTGTCCTCGATATGGGATTCACCATACCTGCCCGTCTGGAACGAAAATATCGTATAGCGAATGATGTGGAATCACTTGAACTGGCTCTCCGGAAGGGGATCGGAACTCGCCAAACACGCGAGGGGGGGCTCGGGCTCTCGTACGTGAGGGATATTGTGAAGCGAAACGAAGGCAGGCTTACGATCCTGAGCCGCCAGGCACAGTTTCGAAAATACTTTTCGACCCGGCGGTCGCAGCGGAGCCTGCTCAAGCGTCCCGTGGATGGAACCTGGGTTTTTGTGCGATTTCCAATGAGGAGGGTGTGATGGCCGTGGTTTTGATTCGGCGAGAGTTCTCTTCCGACCATATTACCCGGCAGGCGGGAGAACGGCTTCGTCAGCTCATCCTGGATTTCGCGAATAAGGGGGAATCGATCGTGATCGACTTTTCCGGGGTAACGATTGCGAGCACTTCGTTCCTGGATGAGGGCCTAGCCAAACTTGCGGACGATGGATGGAGCGCCGAAATTGTGAATCAAAAGATAACTCTGAAAAACATACACGCGCGAGATCGGGACCTGCTTCGGCAATTGTCATTGGATCGATGGAAGGAGCAGGGGGATATCCCCCGCTGGTAAACCTGCGGCGGACTCAGGCAAAAAAGAAATAGGTGACGAGGATGGCCGCCAGGATGCCGCCGGCATCGGCCAGCAAGCCGCACGGTACGGCGTGACGGGTTTTGGAAATGCCGACCGATCCAAAGTAAACCGCCAGAATATAGAAAGTCGTATCGGTGCTTCCTTGAATGACACACGTCATCCGCCCGATGAAAGAGTCGGCGCCGTACGTTTTCATGGCCTCGATCATCATGGCCCTGGCCCCGCCCCCGCTGAGCGGGCGCAAAATGGCGGCCGGAAGTGCATCGACGAAATTGGTATTTAGACCCAGCCAAGCCACGTCCGTTCGCACGGCGTCCAAAATCCATTCCATCGCGCCGCTCGCTCGAAAGACGCCGATCGCCACCAGCATGGCGACCAAATGTGGAATAATTTTGATTGCGACTCCAAATCCGTCTTTCGCCCCTTCGATGAATGTGGCGTAGACGTTCAGCCTCTTGAAACAGGCGGCGGCGATAAACGAGACGATGATTGCAAAAATCAAGACGCTGCTGACTACGGAAGACTGAAGCTGCATCGCCTCCGGAGAGAGGCGGGAAAAATAGAAAGCCAGGCCGCCGACCGAGCCTGTCAAAAGAGCGAGGTACCCAAGGATCACCCGGTCCCACAGGCGAATCCGTTGTGCGGCGGCTACGGCCAGGAAGCCGGTCAACGTGGAGACGAACGTGGCGATCAACGCGGGAATGAAAATGTCGGTGGGAGCTTTCGCGCCCATCTGGGCCCGAAAGGTGAAGATGGTAATCGGCAGGACGGTGACCGAGGAGGTATTGATGACGAGAAAAAGGATCTGGGCGTTCGTCGCCGTATCTTTCTTCGGATTCAAGCCTTGGAGCTCCGCCATCGCTTTCAATCCCAGCGGAGTCGCGGCGTTGTCGAGGCCGAGGACATTTGCGGCCATGTTCATGACGACGGAGCCGATGGCGGGATGATCGCGGGGCACGTCGGGCATGAGGCGTTGAAACAGAGGAGTAAGAAAGCGGGTCAACAGCCGAACGGCGCCCGCCTGCTCTCCGATCCGCATGATTCCCATCCAAAGGGCGAGCACGCCCGTCAATCCGATGCAGATTTCAAAGGCGGTCTTGGCGTTATCAAAGATGGACTGAAAGATATCGGGGAGGATCTGGGTTTCGCCGAAGCCGAGGCGGGCCAGACCGAAGGCGAAAGCCACGAAGAAAAAAGAAACCCAGACGGCATTCAGATAATCGACGTTACCCAGCGAAAAGCGTCGGGGAGTCAAACGGCTTATTCATTCCCAGGGGAAAAGTGGTGGTAGTCATGCAGACTTTTCCATCGGCCTCCCCAGGACCAATCATGTTCCGTGCGGCTGATCACCGGATTGTAGGCCGGGTTGATGTCGATGGCGCCCGACGTTTGCCGGCTCCATATCCCCGTGTCCCGGACCTCCCTGGGGGCGAAAGCGTATGTATTATTGAATCGCATCGAAAGGTCGTCGGCATCGACGGCGAGTCTTTCGGCTTGCACCGGGCAATGCCGCGGGATGACCTCGGTAAGCTCTGAAAGTTCGGGTTTTGCCAGGTCGCGTATAAGGGCGACTTGCTCCTCGCCCTTCTGCTGATCCAGCGTGGCCTGTATTTCCCTCCGAAGGTTGGCGTACCGCTGATGAAATTCCGGCGACAGCGTTGTCGAAGCGGTTTCGGTCCCGTGGGTCGGGAGAATGGAAAAAAGG from Bdellovibrionota bacterium encodes:
- a CDS encoding 4-(cytidine 5'-diphospho)-2-C-methyl-D-erythritol kinase, whose product is MRLDLKSPCKINLILRVFERRADGYHRVETVMVKLALHDDIVVGVEEGDGILVRVPANPVLENDQNLAVRAARLFCETSGKKARVTIEITKRIPVAGGLGGGSSNGAAVLLALQKSLGGISDDLLLKMGLKLGADVPFFIQPGNWGIGRGIGDDIRPWQSLPSRPIVLVNPGFPVPTAKVYRALGRPLTPEVRDGNSSALRKEPKSWSDLKGLFSVGNDLQAAAEKLYPDIQTIRVALSERGADFAQMSGSGGSVFGLFSERKKAESAANDLQKRWKIVIVTETAADG
- a CDS encoding ribose-phosphate pyrophosphokinase produces the protein MDEMKIFAGNSNVPLARKICACLGVPLGEAKVKRFSDGETWVELGENVRGRDTYIIQSTSFPANDNLMELLVMIDAIKRASADRITAVMPYYGYGRQDRKVAPRTPITAKLVADLIEAAGATRVLSMDMHAGQIQGFFNIPFDHLYAAPVLMEYLQALHNGDMVIVSPDAGGVERARAYAKRMNASLAIIDKRREQANVSQIMNVIGDVKGRLAVLVDDLVDTAGTLTQAVPVLLERGATKVCAVATHPVLSGPAIERIQQSKMEQICVTDSIPLRENAASCKKITTRSVAELLGEAIRRIHNEDSVSSLFI
- a CDS encoding 50S ribosomal protein L25, which encodes MERRELNVEIRGNSGKAESRKLRNENKVPAVFYGPRMEKPVLLTVASADIAKVMVGSGNSLLTLRSKGNQSVDGKTALLKDEQFHPLTQKVLHVDLYEVRMDRKIKVDIRVALTGKAKGTADGGIVQQIVRELAVRCLPDQIPDKIEVDVSPLAIGDSIHISDVKLPPGIEVVGTINYTIAAVVMPEEEVVAAPTPAEVAAAAAAVPGAVPAEGAVPAEGAAPAAPGAAAAPGKDAKAPVAGKDAKAPTAKDAKAPAGGKEAGKAAGEVKKK
- the pth gene encoding aminoacyl-tRNA hydrolase, with product MKLVVGLGNPGDEYRSTRHNIGFLALDCFLKRNSKRATKKLKNAIGASLVVNGEECWFFKPHTFMNRSGLAVAPIARKLSVEPSETLVIHDEADLDPGRLQLKLGGGTGGHKGLDSIVAEWNERDFYRLRIGIGKSTEQELADYVLEVVPASVLDPLAEAAADAIEKIFALGADQAMGRINVRPSTSLQTNQ
- a CDS encoding ATP-binding protein, which encodes MPAGHAILAALTDSIIATAAKIRVMHLSSALGRLPYFKLMKTSPRSRILPPVSVYSIHTNTQIASAHDSGIDLIFTQNIEDAFSKLLGEDLSYDVRTVVNELMQNTVDHSGAERYYLYAGIWENDFHVGVLDMGFTIPARLERKYRIANDVESLELALRKGIGTRQTREGGLGLSYVRDIVKRNEGRLTILSRQAQFRKYFSTRRSQRSLLKRPVDGTWVFVRFPMRRV
- a CDS encoding STAS-like domain-containing protein, translated to MAVVLIRREFSSDHITRQAGERLRQLILDFANKGESIVIDFSGVTIASTSFLDEGLAKLADDGWSAEIVNQKITLKNIHARDRDLLRQLSLDRWKEQGDIPRW
- a CDS encoding nucleoside recognition domain-containing protein — protein: MTPRRFSLGNVDYLNAVWVSFFFVAFAFGLARLGFGETQILPDIFQSIFDNAKTAFEICIGLTGVLALWMGIMRIGEQAGAVRLLTRFLTPLFQRLMPDVPRDHPAIGSVVMNMAANVLGLDNAATPLGLKAMAELQGLNPKKDTATNAQILFLVINTSSVTVLPITIFTFRAQMGAKAPTDIFIPALIATFVSTLTGFLAVAAAQRIRLWDRVILGYLALLTGSVGGLAFYFSRLSPEAMQLQSSVVSSVLIFAIIVSFIAAACFKRLNVYATFIEGAKDGFGVAIKIIPHLVAMLVAIGVFRASGAMEWILDAVRTDVAWLGLNTNFVDALPAAILRPLSGGGARAMMIEAMKTYGADSFIGRMTCVIQGSTDTTFYILAVYFGSVGISKTRHAVPCGLLADAGGILAAILVTYFFFA
- a CDS encoding M15 family metallopeptidase, whose product is MTFFSILFLFLFSILPTHGTETASTTLSPEFHQRYANLRREIQATLDQQKGEEQVALIRDLAKPELSELTEVIPRHCPVQAERLAVDADDLSMRFNNTYAFAPREVRDTGIWSRQTSGAIDINPAYNPVISRTEHDWSWGGRWKSLHDYHHFSPGNE